GCCGACGACGTCGCGGTTGGCGGCGTACAGCGACTGCCAGGTCGTGCCGTTGGCGCGGGCGATCGAGCCGAGGGTGTCCCCCGAGCGGACCGTGTAGACCCGGCCCGACGGCGCCGCGGGGGCGGCGGGGGCCGGCTGCGCGGCGGGCGCGGTGGGGGCGGGCGCGGGGGC
This genomic window from Aquipuribacter hungaricus contains:
- a CDS encoding LysM peptidoglycan-binding domain-containing protein; translated protein: APAPAPTAPAAQPAPAAPAAPSGRVYTVRSGDTLGSIARANGTTWQSLYAANRDVVGANPGLIRIGQQLRLG